One Drosophila santomea strain STO CAGO 1482 chromosome X, Prin_Dsan_1.1, whole genome shotgun sequence DNA segment encodes these proteins:
- the LOC120455533 gene encoding protein yippee-like, with protein MVKTFQAYLPSTNRTYSCVHCRAHLASHDELISKSFQGSQGPAYLFNSVVNVACGQTEERVLLTGLHAVADIYCECCTTPLGWKYEHAYESSQKYKEGKFIIELAHMIKENGWD; from the coding sequence ATGGTGAAGACGTTTCAGGCCTACCTACCGTCCACGAATCGGACATACTCATGTGTTCACTGCCGCGCCCACCTCGCCTCCCACGACGAGCTCATCTCAAAGTCGTTTCAGGGCAGCCAGGGACCGGCGTATCTGTTCAACTCGGTGGTGAACGTGGCCTGTGGCCAGACGGAGGAGCGGGTGCTCCTAACCGGCCTTCACGCGGTGGCGGACATCTACTGCGAGTGCTGCACGACGCCGCTGGGCTGGAAGTATGAGCATGCCTACGAGTCCAGCCAGAAGTACAAGGAGGGCAAGTTCATAATTGAGCTGGCGCACATGATCAAGGAGAACGGCTGGGACTGA